The genomic DNA TGATCCCTATATATCCATTACTCAAAAACATGGACAGCCTCATCATCGCCACACCGGTCATGACCATGGGAGTTCCCGGCCACCTGAAATCATTCATGGACCGGTGCCAGGTTTTTTATTGCGCAAAATATGAACGAAAGGCACCCCTGATCCCAGCAGAGAAGCGCAAAACCAGAAAGACCCTGCTGTTATCAATATCAGGCATGAACCTGCCCAATAACTTTGACGGAATAAAGATCTCCACTCAGGCATTTTGTGATATCCTTGACTGTAGACTTGCAGATGAGTTGCTCATAAAAGATATGGATAATAAGGTGGATCTGGACCGGTTCCCGGACCTGCTGAAAGAGGCATATGATAAAGGATTTGCCCTTGGGTCAGCCCTG from Methanospirillum hungatei JF-1 includes the following:
- a CDS encoding flavodoxin family protein; the protein is MKPQILALLGSPLPEGNTAKLLKQAIAGAEKAGCEVTLIDVPSLEFSSCREMYYCKEQSSCIMEDDMIPIYPLLKNMDSLIIATPVMTMGVPGHLKSFMDRCQVFYCAKYERKAPLIPAEKRKTRKTLLLSISGMNLPNNFDGIKISTQAFCDILDCRLADELLIKDMDNKVDLDRFPDLLKEAYDKGFALGSALTKHS